The Streptomyces nitrosporeus genome includes a window with the following:
- a CDS encoding FAD-dependent oxidoreductase: MSGVTADVIVVGGGVIGLTTALELTRRGHRVRVRSRDAARDTTSAVAGALWWPYRIEPEALAGDWALETLAVYEELATAPEETGVRMVAGLHGGERLSGLGPWARRLTGAREVPEGLRVTLPLIDMPVHLAWLQERLVRSGGVLERGTVQDFAEAAALAPVVVNCTGLGARALVPDLGVRPVRGQLVVVENPGIEEWFTRADPASSTTTYFFPQPDGLVLGGTAEVDEYGTGADPRTAEEIVARCARVRPEIAGARVTGHRVGLRPSRDAGVRLEAGTLPGGGRLVHNYGHGGAGVTVAWGCARAAAALVG, encoded by the coding sequence GTGAGCGGCGTGACAGCGGACGTGATCGTGGTGGGCGGCGGGGTCATCGGGCTGACCACGGCCCTGGAGCTGACGCGGCGCGGCCACCGGGTGCGTGTCCGGTCCCGGGACGCGGCGCGGGACACCACGTCCGCGGTGGCCGGTGCGCTGTGGTGGCCCTACCGGATCGAACCCGAGGCGCTGGCCGGTGACTGGGCGCTGGAGACGCTGGCGGTGTACGAGGAGCTGGCCACGGCGCCGGAGGAGACCGGCGTGCGGATGGTGGCGGGCCTGCACGGGGGTGAGCGGCTGTCGGGGCTGGGGCCGTGGGCGCGGCGCCTGACCGGGGCACGGGAGGTGCCGGAGGGGCTCCGGGTGACGCTGCCGCTGATCGACATGCCGGTCCATCTGGCGTGGCTCCAGGAGCGGCTGGTCAGGAGCGGCGGGGTCCTGGAGCGCGGTACGGTCCAGGACTTCGCGGAGGCCGCCGCCCTGGCGCCGGTCGTGGTCAACTGCACCGGTCTCGGGGCACGTGCCCTGGTCCCCGACCTCGGGGTGCGGCCGGTGCGGGGGCAGCTGGTGGTGGTGGAGAACCCGGGCATCGAGGAGTGGTTCACCCGTGCCGACCCGGCGTCGAGCACGACGACGTACTTCTTCCCGCAGCCGGACGGGCTGGTGCTGGGCGGCACGGCCGAGGTGGACGAGTACGGCACCGGGGCGGACCCCCGTACGGCCGAGGAGATCGTGGCGCGCTGTGCGCGGGTGCGGCCGGAGATCGCCGGGGCCCGGGTGACGGGCCACCGGGTGGGGCTGCGCCCCTCCAGGGACGCCGGTGTGCGTCTGGAGGCCGGGACGCTGCCGGGCGGGGGCCGGCTGGTGCACAACTACGGGCACGGGGGCGCGGGTGTGACCGTCGCCTGGGGATGTGCCCGGGCGGCGGCCGCTCTGGTGGGGTGA